A single region of the Oryzias latipes chromosome 21, ASM223467v1 genome encodes:
- the wdr4 gene encoding tRNA (guanine-N(7)-)-methyltransferase non-catalytic subunit WDR4 isoform X2, with protein sequence MRTLGFCGDWLVTSCGTKLVAVHTKEDREAFVFDCSLAEKKPKQTKGDDTSEETGNDEVLAVATSASGKLLALTDDTKRLVLFGCEPSWRCISTRWVVRRCTALTFSRAEDELLLADKSGDVYSFSVVEAQRDGELKLGHLSMLLAVVISPDDRFIITADRDEKIRVSHRRSPYNIQAFCLGHRQFVSALHIPAGRPDWLLSGSGDGTVKLWEFESGRQLQSWELQQDVSAAEQNQNQVHPAADQDAAVCSVTSSPDAHHVAILCESLCRDSSRHLFCLDSDGGTGFGPPHMLSLACSPLDVSFDQEGRLWVLMDSCEDPVQVLCCSQSGWQSLRGGSGGPELCRVMGGLKPHWSRSEASTRSFQHLFKVSYDNVTSYLQKKQQRLEEQLKRRAAQEEKSNKKSRGEESSPENPEEPENI encoded by the exons ATGAGGACCCTGGGCTTCTGTGGAGACTGGCTCGTGACCAGCTGTGGCACGAAGCTCGTGGCGGTTCACACGAAGGAGGACAG AGAGGCGTTTGTGTTTGACTGCAGCCTCGCTGAGAAGAAGCCGAAACAGACGAAGGGCGATGACACCAG CGAGGAAACGGGAAACGACGAGGTGCTCGCCGTCGCCACATCTGCATCTGGAAAGTTGTTGGCGCTGACTGATGACACGAAGAGGCTGGTCCTGTTTGGCTGTGAGCCCTCGTGGAGATGCATCAGCACCAG GTGGGTGGTCAGGAGGTGCACCGCGCTGACCTTCAGCCGGGCGGAAGACGAGCTGCTGCTGGCCGACAAGTCTGGAGACGTCTACAGCTTCTCGGTGGTGGAGGCGCAGAGGGACGGCGAGCTGAAGCTGGGTCACCTGTCCATGCTGCTGGCTGTG GTCATTTCTCCAGACGACAGGTTCATCATCACAGCCGACCGCGACGAGAAGATCAGGGTGAGCCACCGGAGATCCCCCTACAACATCCAGGCCTTCTGCCTCGGCCATCGACA GTTCGTCAGCGCTCTGCACATCCCAGCGGGACGTCCTGATTGGCTACTCTCTGGATCAGGG GACGGGACCGTGAAGCTGTGGGAGTTCGAGTCCGGCCGACAGCTGCAGAGCTGGGAGCTCCAGCAGGACGTGTCTGCagctgaacagaaccagaaccaggtcCATCCTGCTGCAGACCAG GATGCAGCTGTTTGCAGCGTCACCAGCTCGCCGGATGCTCACCACGTGGCCATTCTGTGTGAGA GTCTCTGCAGAGACTCCAGCCGTCATTTGTTCTGTCTGGACTCGGATGGAGGGACTGGCTTCGGCCCCCCCCACATGCTGTCTCTGGCCTGCTCTCCTCTGGACGTGAGCTTTGACCAGGAAGGCCGGCTGTGGGTTCTGATGGACTCCTGTGAGGACCCGGTCCAAGTCCTCTGCTGCAGTCAGAGCGGCTGGCAG AGCCTCAGGGGGGGGAGTGGGGGTCCTGAACTCTGTCGAGTGATGGGAGGTCTGAAGCCCCACTGGAGCCGTTCTGAGG CGTCCACCAGGAGCTTCCAGCACCTGTTCAAGGTGAGCTACGACAACGTGACGTCGTACCtgcagaagaagcagcagcggctggaggagcagctgaagaGGAGGGCGGCGCAGGAGGAGAAGAGCAACAAGAAgtccaggggggaggagtccaGCCCGGAGAACCCGGAGGAACCGGAGAACATCTGA
- the LOC101171978 gene encoding fibrous sheath CABYR-binding protein isoform X3, producing MAAALLRTGRLFRTRCLQAESCTGLGRTSAAFSTKSGGSNKSTKKNRPDKANPKTYFDIEKLIQHKSFDVPKKEVSAAAQAAVSAAIQPPPSVTAPEAVEATPTPRATDEPAVAAEAPPPVVVDTASSKPMLEAASVKAAPEPVLEATTDEAVPEPVVEAAPVEAAPEPVVEVAPVEVAAEPAVEAAPEPVAEAVLEPIVEAAPIVVAPEPIVEAAPIEVAPEPVAEAAPIEVAPEPVAEAAPEPVVKAAPIEVAPEPVLEAAPVEAAPIKVVAEPVVEAAPAEVSPEPVAEPAPEPVAEAAPEPVLEAAPEPVLEAAPVEAAPECAVEAAPEPVVEVAPEPVVEAAPVEAAPVEAAPEPAVDGAEAGVSSSEQLLDAAPVAGEAAGENLQEEPSAAPEGPAEAQLDPIQKLFLDSIRQYSSESRAAGGLLDAGADYQKTVAEEVAKLQRLYGGGDLESFPEFSFPEPRLDEGSQK from the exons ATGGCGGCTGCTCTGCTGAGGACGGGACGCCTGTTCCGGACGAGA TGTTTGCAGGCCGAGAGCTGTACTGGTCTGGGTAGAAcgtctgcagccttcagcaccAAATCTGGAGGCTCCAACAAGTCGACCAAGAAGAACCGGCCAG ACAAAGCCAACCCAAAAACGTACTTTGATATAGAAAAACTTATTCAGCACAAGTCCTTTGACGTCCCCAAGAAGGAGGTCTCTGCCGCGGCACAAGCTGCAGTTTCTGCTGCAATACAGCCGCCACCTTCTGTCACTGCACCTGAGGCCGTGGAGGCCACGCCCACTCCTAGGGCCACAGATGAACCTGCTGTAGCTGCTGAGGCACCACCACCTGTTGTGGTGGATACAGCTTCCTCAAAGCCGATGCTTGAAGCAGCTTCTGTTAAAGCTGCCCCAGAGCCAGTATTGGAAGCCACCACGGATGAAGCGGTACCGGAGCCAGTTGTGGAAGCGGCCCCCGTTGAAGCAGCCCCTGAGCCTGTCGTGGAAGTGGCCCCCGTCGAAGTGGCCGCAGAACCAGCTGTGGAAGCGGCCCCTGAGCCGGTCGCGGAAGCTGTCCTTGAGCCGATCGTGGAAGCGGCCCCCATTGTAGTGGCCCCTGAGCCGATCGTGGAAGCGGCCCCCATTGAAGTGGCCCCTGAGCCGGTCGCGGAAGCTGCCCCCATTGAAGTGGCCCCTGAGCCGGTCGCGGAAGCAGCCCCTGAGCCGGTCGTGAAAGCGGCCCCCATTGAAGTGGCCCCTGAGCCGGTCTTGGAAGCGGCCCCCGTTGAAGCGGCCCCCATTAAAGTGGTTGCAGAACCAGTTGTGGAAGCAGCCCCCGCTGAAGTGTCCCCTGAGCCGGTCGCGGAACCAGCCCCTGAGCCCGTCGCGGAAGCGGCCCCTGAGCCGGTCTTGGAAGCCGCCCCTGAGCCGGTCTTGGAAGCGGCCCCCGTTGAAGCGGCCCCTGAGTGCGCCGTGGAAGCGGCCCCTGAGCCGGTCGTGGAAGTGGCCCCTGAGCCGGTCGTGGAAGCGGCCCCCGTT GAAGCGGCCCCTGTTGAAGCGGCCCCTGAGCCGGCCGTGGATGGTGCAGAGGCTGGAGTTTCCTCCTCAGAGCAGCTGCTGGATGCTGCTCCAGTTGCGGGCGAAGCTGCAGGGGAGAATCTGCAGGAGGAGCCTTCTGCTGCACCAGAGGGACCAGCTGAGG CTCAGCTGGACCCCATCCAGAAGCTCTTCCTGGACTCTATTCGTCAGTATTCCTCTGAGAGCCG GGCAGCTGGGGGGCTGCTGGACGCCGGCGCAGATTACCAGAAGACTGTAGCAGAAGAGGTGGCCAAGCTGCAGAGGTTGTACGGAGGTGGAGACCTGGAGTCCTTCCCAGAGTTCTCTTTCCCAG AGCCTCGGCTGGACGAAGGCTCACAGAAGTGA
- the wdr4 gene encoding tRNA (guanine-N(7)-)-methyltransferase non-catalytic subunit WDR4 isoform X1, whose amino-acid sequence MFGKVKHRHRVYFSARPLGQKTHEEETGGNVTSFIGDCARVCLSVHRRRGNMRTLGFCGDWLVTSCGTKLVAVHTKEDREAFVFDCSLAEKKPKQTKGDDTSEETGNDEVLAVATSASGKLLALTDDTKRLVLFGCEPSWRCISTRWVVRRCTALTFSRAEDELLLADKSGDVYSFSVVEAQRDGELKLGHLSMLLAVVISPDDRFIITADRDEKIRVSHRRSPYNIQAFCLGHRQFVSALHIPAGRPDWLLSGSGDGTVKLWEFESGRQLQSWELQQDVSAAEQNQNQVHPAADQDAAVCSVTSSPDAHHVAILCERDSSRHLFCLDSDGGTGFGPPHMLSLACSPLDVSFDQEGRLWVLMDSCEDPVQVLCCSQSGWQSLRGGSGGPELCRVMGGLKPHWSRSEASTRSFQHLFKVSYDNVTSYLQKKQQRLEEQLKRRAAQEEKSNKKSRGEESSPENPEEPENI is encoded by the exons ATGTTTGGAAAAGTAAAACATCGACATAGAG TTTATTTCTCTGCTCGTCCTCTGGGGCAGAAAACACACGAAGAAGAGACTGGAGGAAACGTGACGTCATTTATAGGCGACTGCGCGCGTGTCTGTCTTTCGGTGCACAGACGGCGCGGAAACATGAGGACCCTGGGCTTCTGTGGAGACTGGCTCGTGACCAGCTGTGGCACGAAGCTCGTGGCGGTTCACACGAAGGAGGACAG AGAGGCGTTTGTGTTTGACTGCAGCCTCGCTGAGAAGAAGCCGAAACAGACGAAGGGCGATGACACCAG CGAGGAAACGGGAAACGACGAGGTGCTCGCCGTCGCCACATCTGCATCTGGAAAGTTGTTGGCGCTGACTGATGACACGAAGAGGCTGGTCCTGTTTGGCTGTGAGCCCTCGTGGAGATGCATCAGCACCAG GTGGGTGGTCAGGAGGTGCACCGCGCTGACCTTCAGCCGGGCGGAAGACGAGCTGCTGCTGGCCGACAAGTCTGGAGACGTCTACAGCTTCTCGGTGGTGGAGGCGCAGAGGGACGGCGAGCTGAAGCTGGGTCACCTGTCCATGCTGCTGGCTGTG GTCATTTCTCCAGACGACAGGTTCATCATCACAGCCGACCGCGACGAGAAGATCAGGGTGAGCCACCGGAGATCCCCCTACAACATCCAGGCCTTCTGCCTCGGCCATCGACA GTTCGTCAGCGCTCTGCACATCCCAGCGGGACGTCCTGATTGGCTACTCTCTGGATCAGGG GACGGGACCGTGAAGCTGTGGGAGTTCGAGTCCGGCCGACAGCTGCAGAGCTGGGAGCTCCAGCAGGACGTGTCTGCagctgaacagaaccagaaccaggtcCATCCTGCTGCAGACCAG GATGCAGCTGTTTGCAGCGTCACCAGCTCGCCGGATGCTCACCACGTGGCCATTCTGTGTGAGAG AGACTCCAGCCGTCATTTGTTCTGTCTGGACTCGGATGGAGGGACTGGCTTCGGCCCCCCCCACATGCTGTCTCTGGCCTGCTCTCCTCTGGACGTGAGCTTTGACCAGGAAGGCCGGCTGTGGGTTCTGATGGACTCCTGTGAGGACCCGGTCCAAGTCCTCTGCTGCAGTCAGAGCGGCTGGCAG AGCCTCAGGGGGGGGAGTGGGGGTCCTGAACTCTGTCGAGTGATGGGAGGTCTGAAGCCCCACTGGAGCCGTTCTGAGG CGTCCACCAGGAGCTTCCAGCACCTGTTCAAGGTGAGCTACGACAACGTGACGTCGTACCtgcagaagaagcagcagcggctggaggagcagctgaagaGGAGGGCGGCGCAGGAGGAGAAGAGCAACAAGAAgtccaggggggaggagtccaGCCCGGAGAACCCGGAGGAACCGGAGAACATCTGA
- the LOC101171978 gene encoding fibrous sheath CABYR-binding protein isoform X2 has product MAAALLRTGRLFRTRCLQAESCTGLGRTSAAFSTKSGGSNKSTKKNRPDKANPKTYFDIEKLIQHKSFDVPKKEVSAAAQAAVSAAIQPPPSVTAPEAVEATPTPRATDEPAVAAEAPPPVVVDTASSKPMLEAASVKAAPEPVLEATTDEAVPEPVVEAAPVEAAPEPVVEVAPVEVAAEPAVEAAPEPVAEAVLEPIVEAAPIVVAPEPIVEAAPIEVAPEPVAEAAPIEVAPEPVAEAAPEPVVKAAPIEVAPEPVLEAAPVEAAPEPVAEPAPEPVAEAAPEPVLEAAPEPVLEAAPVEAAPECAVEAAPEPVVEVAPEPVVEAAPVEAAPEPAVEAAPVEAAPVEAAPEPAVEAAPVEAAPEPAVDGAEAGVSSSEQLLDAAPVAGEAAGENLQEEPSAAPEGPAEAQLDPIQKLFLDSIRQYSSESRAAGGLLDAGADYQKTVAEEVAKLQRLYGGGDLESFPEFSFPEPRLDEGSQK; this is encoded by the exons ATGGCGGCTGCTCTGCTGAGGACGGGACGCCTGTTCCGGACGAGA TGTTTGCAGGCCGAGAGCTGTACTGGTCTGGGTAGAAcgtctgcagccttcagcaccAAATCTGGAGGCTCCAACAAGTCGACCAAGAAGAACCGGCCAG ACAAAGCCAACCCAAAAACGTACTTTGATATAGAAAAACTTATTCAGCACAAGTCCTTTGACGTCCCCAAGAAGGAGGTCTCTGCCGCGGCACAAGCTGCAGTTTCTGCTGCAATACAGCCGCCACCTTCTGTCACTGCACCTGAGGCCGTGGAGGCCACGCCCACTCCTAGGGCCACAGATGAACCTGCTGTAGCTGCTGAGGCACCACCACCTGTTGTGGTGGATACAGCTTCCTCAAAGCCGATGCTTGAAGCAGCTTCTGTTAAAGCTGCCCCAGAGCCAGTATTGGAAGCCACCACGGATGAAGCGGTACCGGAGCCAGTTGTGGAAGCGGCCCCCGTTGAAGCAGCCCCTGAGCCTGTCGTGGAAGTGGCCCCCGTCGAAGTGGCCGCAGAACCAGCTGTGGAAGCGGCCCCTGAGCCGGTCGCGGAAGCTGTCCTTGAGCCGATCGTGGAAGCGGCCCCCATTGTAGTGGCCCCTGAGCCGATCGTGGAAGCGGCCCCCATTGAAGTGGCCCCTGAGCCGGTCGCGGAAGCTGCCCCCATTGAAGTGGCCCCTGAGCCGGTCGCGGAAGCAGCCCCTGAGCCGGTCGTGAAAGCGGCCCCCATTGAAGTGGCCCCTGAGCCGGTCTTGGAAGCGGCCCCCGTTGAAGCGG CCCCTGAGCCGGTCGCGGAACCAGCCCCTGAGCCCGTCGCGGAAGCGGCCCCTGAGCCGGTCTTGGAAGCCGCCCCTGAGCCGGTCTTGGAAGCGGCCCCCGTTGAAGCGGCCCCTGAGTGCGCCGTGGAAGCGGCCCCTGAGCCGGTCGTGGAAGTGGCCCCTGAGCCGGTCGTGGAAGCGGCCCCCGTTGAAGCGGCCCCTGAGCCGGCCGTGGAAGCGGCCCCTGTTGAAGCGGCCCCTGTTGAAGCGGCCCCTGAGCCGGCCGTGGAAGCGGCCCCTGTTGAAGCGGCCCCTGAGCCGGCCGTGGATGGTGCAGAGGCTGGAGTTTCCTCCTCAGAGCAGCTGCTGGATGCTGCTCCAGTTGCGGGCGAAGCTGCAGGGGAGAATCTGCAGGAGGAGCCTTCTGCTGCACCAGAGGGACCAGCTGAGG CTCAGCTGGACCCCATCCAGAAGCTCTTCCTGGACTCTATTCGTCAGTATTCCTCTGAGAGCCG GGCAGCTGGGGGGCTGCTGGACGCCGGCGCAGATTACCAGAAGACTGTAGCAGAAGAGGTGGCCAAGCTGCAGAGGTTGTACGGAGGTGGAGACCTGGAGTCCTTCCCAGAGTTCTCTTTCCCAG AGCCTCGGCTGGACGAAGGCTCACAGAAGTGA
- the LOC101171978 gene encoding fibrous sheath CABYR-binding protein isoform X1, whose amino-acid sequence MAAALLRTGRLFRTRCLQAESCTGLGRTSAAFSTKSGGSNKSTKKNRPDKANPKTYFDIEKLIQHKSFDVPKKEVSAAAQAAVSAAIQPPPSVTAPEAVEATPTPRATDEPAVAAEAPPPVVVDTASSKPMLEAASVKAAPEPVLEATTDEAVPEPVVEAAPVEAAPEPVVEVAPVEVAAEPAVEAAPEPVAEAVLEPIVEAAPIVVAPEPIVEAAPIEVAPEPVAEAAPIEVAPEPVAEAAPEPVVKAAPIEVAPEPVLEAAPVEAAPIKVVAEPVVEAAPAEVSPEPVAEPAPEPVAEAAPEPVLEAAPEPVLEAAPVEAAPECAVEAAPEPVVEVAPEPVVEAAPVEAAPEPAVEAAPVEAAPVEAAPEPAVEAAPVEAAPEPAVDGAEAGVSSSEQLLDAAPVAGEAAGENLQEEPSAAPEGPAEAQLDPIQKLFLDSIRQYSSESRAAGGLLDAGADYQKTVAEEVAKLQRLYGGGDLESFPEFSFPEPRLDEGSQK is encoded by the exons ATGGCGGCTGCTCTGCTGAGGACGGGACGCCTGTTCCGGACGAGA TGTTTGCAGGCCGAGAGCTGTACTGGTCTGGGTAGAAcgtctgcagccttcagcaccAAATCTGGAGGCTCCAACAAGTCGACCAAGAAGAACCGGCCAG ACAAAGCCAACCCAAAAACGTACTTTGATATAGAAAAACTTATTCAGCACAAGTCCTTTGACGTCCCCAAGAAGGAGGTCTCTGCCGCGGCACAAGCTGCAGTTTCTGCTGCAATACAGCCGCCACCTTCTGTCACTGCACCTGAGGCCGTGGAGGCCACGCCCACTCCTAGGGCCACAGATGAACCTGCTGTAGCTGCTGAGGCACCACCACCTGTTGTGGTGGATACAGCTTCCTCAAAGCCGATGCTTGAAGCAGCTTCTGTTAAAGCTGCCCCAGAGCCAGTATTGGAAGCCACCACGGATGAAGCGGTACCGGAGCCAGTTGTGGAAGCGGCCCCCGTTGAAGCAGCCCCTGAGCCTGTCGTGGAAGTGGCCCCCGTCGAAGTGGCCGCAGAACCAGCTGTGGAAGCGGCCCCTGAGCCGGTCGCGGAAGCTGTCCTTGAGCCGATCGTGGAAGCGGCCCCCATTGTAGTGGCCCCTGAGCCGATCGTGGAAGCGGCCCCCATTGAAGTGGCCCCTGAGCCGGTCGCGGAAGCTGCCCCCATTGAAGTGGCCCCTGAGCCGGTCGCGGAAGCAGCCCCTGAGCCGGTCGTGAAAGCGGCCCCCATTGAAGTGGCCCCTGAGCCGGTCTTGGAAGCGGCCCCCGTTGAAGCGGCCCCCATTAAAGTGGTTGCAGAACCAGTTGTGGAAGCAGCCCCCGCTGAAGTGTCCCCTGAGCCGGTCGCGGAACCAGCCCCTGAGCCCGTCGCGGAAGCGGCCCCTGAGCCGGTCTTGGAAGCCGCCCCTGAGCCGGTCTTGGAAGCGGCCCCCGTTGAAGCGGCCCCTGAGTGCGCCGTGGAAGCGGCCCCTGAGCCGGTCGTGGAAGTGGCCCCTGAGCCGGTCGTGGAAGCGGCCCCCGTTGAAGCGGCCCCTGAGCCGGCCGTGGAAGCGGCCCCTGTTGAAGCGGCCCCTGTTGAAGCGGCCCCTGAGCCGGCCGTGGAAGCGGCCCCTGTTGAAGCGGCCCCTGAGCCGGCCGTGGATGGTGCAGAGGCTGGAGTTTCCTCCTCAGAGCAGCTGCTGGATGCTGCTCCAGTTGCGGGCGAAGCTGCAGGGGAGAATCTGCAGGAGGAGCCTTCTGCTGCACCAGAGGGACCAGCTGAGG CTCAGCTGGACCCCATCCAGAAGCTCTTCCTGGACTCTATTCGTCAGTATTCCTCTGAGAGCCG GGCAGCTGGGGGGCTGCTGGACGCCGGCGCAGATTACCAGAAGACTGTAGCAGAAGAGGTGGCCAAGCTGCAGAGGTTGTACGGAGGTGGAGACCTGGAGTCCTTCCCAGAGTTCTCTTTCCCAG AGCCTCGGCTGGACGAAGGCTCACAGAAGTGA